The genomic DNA GACTCGGTTTCATCTGTTGACAATTTGTTCAAGTCGATTGTTTTCGTGAAATTATTTAATTAGCATCATCATTTCTTGAAATTACTTGATATTTCAGACTCTTTTTCTCATTCACCTGGCTCTTCTCgttattttcatttctcATTGATCTCATTCTTCTCATTCTAAGTACTTTTCTTCACAATGGTTCATATCAAATCACTCCCAGTTGTCGCCCTATTGGCTACCTCGGTTTTGGCTAATCCTGGCGGAGCTGCTCTGGCAGAAGGTGCTTTAATGGTTCGTCAAGATCCTGCTCCCGCTCCAAgtgccgctgctggtgccccagctcctgctccaagtgcccctgctgctggtgctcctgctcctgctcctgctcctgctcctgctcctgctcctgctcctgctcctagtgccccagctgctgctcctgctcctagtgctcctgctgctggagctcctgctccttctccaagtgctgctggtgcccctgctggtgctcctgctccttcCCCATCAACTCCaggaggtgctgctgcccctgctggagctcctgcttcagCTCCTTCTCCCTCAGCAGCCGCAGGtgcacctgctgctcctgctggtCAGCCTGCTCCAGTTAATAACCCAGCAGGGCCTGCTGGTCCACAAGCCccagcttctgctgctcctgctgctggagctcctgctgctggtgccccagctgctcctgctgtcCCATCACCCTCTACTCCTGGCactccagctgctgctggtgctcctgctgctggtgctcctgctgctggcgctCCTTCTGCGGGTGCTTCTGATGCTGGTACTCCAACAGACGCTGCTCCTTCAGGATCAGCTCCCGAAGGAAATCCATTCCTCCCCACAGACGGTCAATACTCACTCTTTGTACCTACTGGCACCGTCACATACTCCTCAACGCCCTCTGTGGTTTATAACAAATCCCCTGGTAACTCAAGTGCGAGCGGGTCGACTGCCAAAGGCGCCGGATCCAAAGTCACAGCCATTTACGGTGGACTCTTCATGGCTTCGCTCTCCACCACCCTTGCCATTCTCCTCTAACCCCTCTCCCACACACACCCAACCTCGACCCCATCTCCCcaaccgctcgcgaagcgagcacaacggggtctggggcagcgccccagccgccggaggcaacacccCCCCTCCACCACGATAATACCCCTGTTTAGTTTACTGTTTgttatttgatttttggtTTATAGCTTTTGAATTGCTGGTCCAACTCTTACAAGACTTTTCGTAGATAGTTTCGAGATGTCGGTGTTTCCAGACAGGGCCATGACGTAGCCGAGGTCTTCTTCGATGATATCGATGAGGAGCTCGACGCCTGCCTGGCCGTTGTACTGGAGACCGAACAGCACTGGTCTGCCGAGCCACACAAAGTCTGCTCCAAGAGCCAGTGCTTTAAAAACGTCAGCTCCGCTGCGAACTCCTCCATCAACGTGAACAGGGATTCGGCCCTTGATTGTCTCAACAACCTCAGGCAGTGAATCAAGTGTAGCGACGGCAGAGTCTAATTGACGACCTCCGTGATTAGACACCCACACACCGTCGACTCCAGCATCCAGAGCCAGTTGTGCATCTTCGCTGGTAACGATTCCTTTTACCCAGATCTCCATTTTAGTGATGGATCTTAGCCATGGAATAGTCTCTTCCCAAGTCAGCGAGGGATCTAAAACATTGGCTTTACCAGCTTGAGATTCTCCAGTAGAATCGTCAGCAAACCCCCTTCGCGATAGAGATTCCGGTTCTACACCCACATCCACCGGCCCAGATCCGGATGATTCTGGGAAATTGCCGAGAACCAGGTGTGAAGGAAGTTTGAAGTCGTTATGAACATCCGAGAATCGTCGGCCAATCACCGGAGTATCCACTGTCAAAAGAAGTGCTTTATACCCAGTCTGTTCAGCCCATCGAACCAGTTTTTCTGTAGTGTCTCTATTTTTAAACACATACAACTGTAGAAACACCACCGAATCACCTCCGGCTTTCTTGACCTCGTCCAATGGAGTGTTGGAATAGCTACTAAGACCCATGGGCCAGTTTTTCGCTTGAGCTGCTCGGGCTGTAGCGAGCTCACCTTCTTCATGAGCCAGTTTCTGGAATCCAGTCGGAGCAATGCCAACTGGAATTTCAAATGTCTTGCCAAACAGCTGTTGTGGCCGGTTGTTGATTCGAGACACATCTCTCAGAGCTCGAGCCCGGATCCGATAGTTATCAAACGCCGACCGGTTATCACGAACTGTCTGCATTTCATTAGCTCCCGACAGCCAGTAATCTCTGGCCATTTTCGGGGCCATTGGCAGAGCTGCCGCTTCCAGTTCGCCAATCGAAAGAATCCTCTTCGTTTTCtcgttgctgctgctgctcattGTATCTCTTTCACTTTCACTTTCTATTTCTCTATCACTTTCAATTTAATCCAATGAAACTCTCCTTCGATTCACGGAATTCCTACTTTCAATTCACCGTAAGTTCAGTTCGTGCTAAAACTCAAACGCTCTTTCAATCCACCAACTAAAAACTCTAAAACTTACAACAGGGACACATCCCGGCTCTACCCCTGTATATGTACACCACTCGGAACGACATCCGACAGTGGGGGTAGCATCTGCATTCGTACTGAACATGCACCTGCGTGGGGTAGTCTCGCTTGAGCGGAGTGGGATTGCAGGGCCCGGCaggtcggcctccggcggctggggctccgccccagaccccgtagctcgcttcgctcgttgcaGGGACCGTGTACGGGCCGGTGGATATTTGGGAAATATCGGATGGTAGGGCGTCGGTTTTCTGTCGTTACTTTGCTACAAATATCACTGATCGGCGGTCATGCAGGTCGTATGACAGCTGTGAATCAAATGCAGGGTCTTGCAAGTCCGGATCTCGCTACAATGCTAACCCGGTACTTCAAATGCCGCCATACGCCCATTCTTCCCAGTCTTATCTTGCTTTAGGCACCCCCATGTCTGGTCTGTACAATACGTTTAATGACTATAATCATTTTGCATAGACAGCACATAGCTTGAAGCTAACCAGCGATTTATTATTGCGTCAAAATTTCAGAATCAAAAACTAGGATCTCAACCAAAAATGGGCTTGCACTGACAAAAATCCTCTGGTATAATTATGTCATGGCCAGTTTACTGCACGGGCTGAAGCTCAGACATCCAACACCGCGTGCTAGTTATACTATTGTTAGCGCTGTAGGTTTAAGCTGCTTCCCCAGCCTACCCTTCTGATCAGTTCATCCACATCAGCTGTCTGAGAAATGGTTGTAGTACCGATTATAGAGTTCAGTTAATCGTTTCAAACCCACATAGCTTCGTTTCTTGGCAAGCTCATCATGCTCGTTCAGAGGCCACCTCCTTGGATTGTGCCTTTTCTCCGTTTCTTGGAAATAGCACTCTGAACGTTTTATTGTTTTGAGCTCTTCCCCTGGCCATAGGTGTACCGTGGGTCGCAAACTGTGCTCTGTAACATTAGACTTCGGATTATGATAGTCAGTTCCATCTTGATAAAGCCGTTGGTAGTACAGAATGTACTGGCTAGCTTCTGACCCTCAACCACTGCGAACGATTAGTCATCATTTTTACCGCCTGGTGGGAGCCATacgcacgactcgagcgtagcgaggggagcagcggggtctggggcggagccccagccgccggaggcatttCCGTATGCCCGTGAAATTTATTAGATGATCGTCAGGGGTAAGTGGCTAAGCTCATGCAATGTAATGTTATCTTGGAAGAACATCTTATTGTATGCTCCTGAAAGGGAGCGCAGAGGCAGGAAATACTGAATACTAGATATAAGTGTGGTGCGGGGGCTCAGCCATGACTTTGACCCCATAGGCTGAAAATTTAAGTTAAAATCCGTAAACAAGATGGGAACTCAGTAACAGGCAGGCAGACCACTTTATTAAAGCTCTATCTATGATGATGGAGGAATTGGCTGACGAGGTGCacattcatcatcataatATGTCAATTATACACTTTAAGAAGCAGTCCACTGGGATTTCTATCCTCCATACTACgaagatatttttaaatACCATGGTCACTGTCATCCGACATGTCGAACTCTTGACTTTCTATGATAGTGTACTACTTGTCTGATCTGCCAGTGGTTTCTGATCCAAGTTAAGCAGCGACTGGGTTTCTCAATCAACATATTTCCACTATATTGGGGAGCAGCTtaacaataaataagtgGTTTTATCGATTAAACCTAGCTGCTACTTCGCTTCTGGCTATTTCTCCCATATCATACCTTCTGCCGGAGATTAGCAATAATGTAATCAAATAGATCATTCACTACGATAAATTTGTTCATTCTCCggaagaaagaaaataacTAGTAGGGATTAAACAATAAATTGCTATGATAATAACTGGAGCTCAGAACATATGAAGGGTAAATTCTCATGCTGGAGTAACGTAAGTACGTCAAAATCAGGTGCATGGTGTAGATAGGCAGAGAAGCTTGTTTCGCTGTAAAGAACTGATTGAAGTCGTGGTTGGTAGATTTTCAATGGAAAGAGTATTATCCCTCATTATAGGGCCAAAAAAtaaagtaataaataactgGTGAATTATATGAGTAGAGGTTATAAAATAGTtttactggtggtggacTGGACGGACGTGCATATTCCAGCCTTGCATGAATGAAATTAAGACATAAATCAATTCCATATCAGACCGACCTCTTCTCATGTTGTGAAAGAAAACTGCTGTGTCGTTCGATTGTCCATTACTACTGGTTTGATTGAGCACGCGTGTGTTAATTCAAAATATGCCTCCAAGGAAATCGAAAAAAGAAGCTTCCCGGCTGAAATCCGAAGCGGCAAGAACGCCGTCTGCTGGTGATGGGcttgacgatgatgataactTCGTGGCCCATGCTGGAAATAGTGAAAGAAGACCAGATCAGtatgacgaagaagaagaagaagacgacgatgaggatgatgcTATGGGATTAGGAGTTACAAGTGCAAGAGCTGGTGCCAATGGCATGGCAGGTCTGTCAGTTGGAGGAGAAAACGGAGCCATAAATGGAGTCATGGCAGCAGATCTGGAACGAGAGAAAATGAATCTATTGCTAGCCAACTTCAACGAAGACCAAATGTCTCGTTACGAAGCGTTCCGTCGAGCAAACATCAACCGAAACGGCGTCAAAAAGCTGGCCAATGCCATTCTCAACCAGTCCATTACCCCCAATGTAGCCGTGGCCCTTTCTGGTATGTCCAAAGTGTTTGTTGGCGAAGTAGTCGAACGAGCCCGCGACATCCAGCTCCGAATGAACCCACCCCAATCATTCGAAGAGTACGAAAACCGCGGTGCCGTTCCCCTGAAACCAGAGCACCTCCGTGAAGCGTGGCGAATGATGAAACTCGAGGCCGGCACCGTCCCCAACGCGCACTGGCGCCGCCAGGGCAACGCCGACGGCATGTTCTTCCGATAGCtgtgtatatttattgaccttatttatttttctggGGGGACGggacttgcctccggcggctggggctccgccccagaccctggttgctcctgcttcgcaggagttttttcTGGCGGGACCGTCGTCGAACCCACTCGAGAGAAGCGAGAGGAAGAGCCATGGTCTGGaacggagccccagccgtcggagacaggtggtggtatcaTCGacgaccgactcgagcgaagcgagacgagcaaccagggtctggggcggagccccagccgccggaggcagaccccgtcAGCAGGTGTGTGTAGTAAGAGTGATATAAAGAGATTAGGCCCAGACGGCCCGTTTCATGTAGTACTCGAGGGTGTCCCAGAGGCCCGTGTTGGAGGTGGCTTCTTTGAGGCTGACGATGTCTTGATCGATTAGTTGGGCGTGTTTACAGCACTGCTGGAGAGCGGTGAGGAGGTGGATGAAGTCGTCGGGTTGGGTGGCCGGGATCTTGATTGCCACCGATTGTGTGGGTGTTGGTGCAGGGGTGCCGTCAGAAGGGggtttggtggtgggaGTTTGCGTCGATGCGGAGATAGAACTGTCGTCAGATGCGGATGTGACTCCATCCAGTCGGTACTTGATTAGAAATCCTCTGTTTCGAGAGGGGTTTTTTGAGGCTTGAGATAGAATTTCCCCGTAGAATGATCCCTTTTGAATCGTCTCGACTGAATTGGCAGGGATCCGGTGGTAATCCACGACTTTCTCTGCtttcaaatcaaagtcGCAAATGTATACAGCCGAGTCTGTCACAAGAACAACGGTGTCTTTCAACTCGGCTCGTCGTATGTCTCCTTGACGGGGTGTTAATAACCACCATCCGCCATATAACACTTCAAGCTCCGACGCGACTACGATCGATATTGTGGCCTCGATTGCGCTGGATCGTACAGAGTTCAAGTTCACTAACAGGTCCCTGCTCTCCATGTTTTCTTCAAACTCGTCAAACACTTGCTCGTCAACGTTTCCTAGAACATAGTCGATGGTAGCTTGCATGAAAAAGTCCGACACCATGCCGTAAAAGTATCGCGACATGGTCAGGAACGCGTCGTTCAGCACCCCGCGGTAGTTACGTTTACTCGTTCGTGTAAAGTCGCCCTTGAGAGCATTGGTACTAGAGTACTGTTGTGAAATGGCGTCGCCATTATCTGCCCATACGTTATTGAACTGCTTCTGGAACCGTTTCCAATCTTCGAATTCTAGCCCGTGCTCGGCTATAATTTGCTTGATAACCCGTTTACCAATAAACGTCTCAACTACATTAGTTCGATCCAGACAATCGATACAGTTAACTCGGAAGACTCCCTTTTGCGTTTTGTGGTTACTGCTATCCGACCAGCCAAACTGGCTCAACTTTGTTCCAATATCAGTATCAAACAGAGTTTCCACATTATCGAATCTCAGTCCTTTACAAACACGGTGAAAATCAAACCATTCTAAATAAACGCCGGTTTCATCTGCTAATTGTTTGTATAGCTCGCCTACACCACTTTCTCTGCTGGGTGCCTTTTCTACAAGTGAGATTCCAGCCACTTCTCCGTAATGTCGTTGCAGTCGCTCAAAGTGCTTTATGAATACCGGTCTCATCTCGTCTTTCTTTTTAAGCagttttggtttgggtTGTAATTTATACGGCGACTGCGAGAAGTAAAGAGGCATTGACCCTCTGACTTGTGTAAACGAACACACAGTTGTCTGTGTTCCTTGCGGGATTTGAACCAGTTGCTCTGTTTCTACCCAGTTAGCACAGTTGGCATCGTCATCAATACCCCGCCGAAGAAACCGCACACCAGCTCGTTTATTACTTCGTCGTGAGATCAGGAACATATCTCCCGTAGAGCCAGACGTCTCTCCGTCTGCCGTAGTTTCTGTATTATCCTCTTTCTGGCTTTGTATGTTCTCCTTAATATGATCTTCTGAAACTGGCTGAAGAGGGATGCTACAGTGTCCGATAAACCCCTGGATTACGGGCAGTAGCAAGTCGGTGCCTTGGAATATGGTGGTAGCATGTCGGttaaagaaaaagacaTCCCTAATGTTTTTGAACGGCGACTCGCCAGGTTCAACACCAAGTGTAGATGTCAGATCAAGGTCGTACGAGAAATAAAACGACCCCGACGACAGACTCATGCGAACGTATCGCACGAACTTTCCCATCAGGCCAGATTTGGGCTGTTTAGTTTGCATGGCAGTCTCCTCGCTCTTATCTTCAATAACTTCACCAGTCTTTCCATGACtagatcttcttcttgatctATCCATCTTGTCATTTTTACCCACTTCTGTCTCGGATTTGGCCTGGTTGACCTGTATATCACTATCTCCGGCATCATCTCCAGCCTTTCCATGGCTTGATTTCCTTCTTCCTTTATCCTTCTTGCCAGTTTGAGCAATATCAGAATCTGATTTATCGTTCTGTGGCGTTTCACTGCCTTTATTCTCCTGGGAACTGGATTTAGAAAACCACCGTTTCCACTTGGGTCCTTTACCTTTCTTAGCCGTCACCTTGACAACCTCAGTTTCTCCAGCGACATCATCAGCCAGAACTGATATCGACTCTCTTCGAGTCAGTTTCTGACTTGGATCATCTGAACGGTCGTCATTAACCAGACTCAACAGATCGCTTTCGTCCATATCATCGACCTGGTCACCTCCATCCAGATCagcctcttcctcttcggTCTCAGCCTGCTCCTCGGTCTCGTGACCATCTTCTCCACCCTGCCCTTTGCCATCACCTTCGACTTCGTGGCAGTATCCAGGCTTCTTTCCAGCCTGTTTACTGGCTATTATCTTTCTCTTAGCCTCATGGTAGCTTAACGGGATAGCAACCACTTTCTTGATTCTATAAATATCCCTGCCATGAACGGTCGCCACATGCTCGCGTTTAGTTATAGCAAACACAAAACCAGGTCCATAATCGACCTTGCCAACCAATCCATACGAGTAAAACTCTAATTCACCAGCGGGGGTTGCGCTGCTGTCGACAACTCCACCACTCTCAGTCTCTGGTTTGTCACCCCCTTCTTTCCCACCTACCACTATCTTCTCCATTCCATTATTGTCAAAACGAACACGATACACACTCTTTAAACCACAGGATCTGATGATCTAAATCAACTAGTTAGAACCAAATCACAAACCAAATGCGAAACCATAAACCACCTGAATCAGAATTCACAGCATCCGAACCACCTCTTCACCACCGTCAAAACCCCACGAAAACATACCAGACCGTCGCTATCAAGTCCTATCCGGACTTTCCTGGCGGGCTGTATATACGACATTTGCACTTCAACATCTACCAGGGCCACCAAACGGGTTTATGGACACAGAAACCCCTGACTGATGCATGTGCATCCCAAGTAAACAAACATCATCGTACCTGCAGCTGACCCGACCCTGCATATTCCGCTACTTCTCCGGGCTggggtcggcctccggcccggctggggctccgccccccagaccccgctgctcctctcgctgcgctcgagtcggctCCGTCTACCGACCCGCCAACACCCCCCGGTCcccgcaatctcctgcttcgcaggagcaaccagggtctggggcggagccccagccgccggaggcagggcTCAGGGGGTAAGCCGCACGCCGCACAATGCGCTGTGAAAAGTACATGAAAGAACGCGTTGGAAAACAGTTGATCTGATTACACAGATCAGACTGGTACACACAAAAGCACACTTGGTCGTCCAATCAGTAAGTTTCTAGGCACAATTGGGTTTCTGGAACCCGGTAAGAGGTTCGCCGGGACGGGCTGGCTGGGTTATAGGGTTTAGAGAGGGGGTgagggtgtgcctccggcggctggggctccgccccagaccctggttgctcctctcgcttcgctcgagtcgtttgcgtCGGCGGTCgtagcaatctcctgcgaagcaggagctacggggtctggggcagagccccagccgccggaggcagtgtgGGACTCAGAACTAACAGGATCAGTAAACAATGTCGAATCTGAAGATGCCCAGCGCCCCTAATAGCGGGCTGTTTAAACAGGGCTATCAGACATATCAGGCAGAAGATGGTGCTGTGAATAGGaatattgctgctgttagaGAGATTTCTTCTATGGTTAGAACGTCGGTGGGTCCTTGTGGACGTAATAAGATTGTTGTGAACCATTTGCAAAAGATCTTTTTGACCAGTGACGCAGCCACCATTTTGCGGGAACTGGAGATTGTTCATCCAGCAGCCAAGCTCGTGGTTATGGCCAGTCAGCAACAAGAAACTGAAATGGGTGATGCGTCGAATTTAGTATTGATTCTCGCTGGTGAACTGCTGTCATTGGCAGAGGGTCTGCTCAGATTGGGTTTAAACCCATCAGAGATCTCTCAGGGCTATGAAATGGCTAAGAATTTCGCCGTGGATACTCTGGAAAAGGGTACTTTATTCAAGAACCTCGCTAATAACCAGATCACAGACTTGACTGACGTCGACCAATTGCGTAAAGCTGTATCTACCGCCATTGGATCGAAACAATACGGAAGTGAACAGTTTTTGTCGGGATTAGTGGCCGAGGCTGTTTCGTATGTCATGCCCAAGAACCCTCGTTATTTCAATGTTGATAACGTGCGAGTGGTGAAAATCATGGGTTCCAGTTTAGAAGCCAGTGCTGTTGTTCGTGGTATGGTATTTGCTCGTGAACCTGAAGGAAGTATTAAAAAAGTCGGTACCAAGTCTAAGGTGGGTGTTTTCTCATGTCCAATTGATATTTCGACTACTGAGACTAAGGGTACAGTGCTTCTTCATAATGCCAAAGAGATGCTGGAGTTTTCCAAGGGAGAAGAGGCTCAATTGGAATCGATTGTTAAAGAACTTGCTGACTCGGGACTACGAGTGGTTATTGCCGGAGCCGGTGTCGGCGAGTTGGCTCTTCATTATTTGAACAGATATGGcattcttgttttcaaagTCGGCAGTAAATTCGATCTTCGTAGACTGTGTAGAGTGGTAGGAGCCACTCCTTTGCCACGACTGGGTGCTCCTATGCCCGAGGAGATGGGTGTcattgatgttgttgagacTATTGAGATTGGTGGTGACCGAGTGACGGTGTTCCGTCAAGACCATGAACAAACTCGTACTTCGACTATTGTTGTTCGTGGAGCTACTCAGAACTCACTCGACGATATCGAGCGTGCTATTGACGATGGTGTTAATGTTGTCAAGGCTCTTACTAAAGATACCCATTTGCTTCctggagcaggagccactGAAATCGCCCTTGCTACTCAAATTGTCGCTTTTGGAGAACGTACACCCGGACTTCTCCAACACGCTATTAAGAAATACGGCGAAGCTTTCGAGGTGATTCCTCGTACACTTGCCGAGAACGCTGGTCTCGACGCTACCGACCTTGTTTCCAAACTCTACGCAGCACATGCCGGTACCGAGTCGACCATCGGAGTCGATGTCGATGACAACGATGGCACCGGACTGCTGGATGCCGCACAAAACGGCATTTTTGACCTCCTGGCCGCCAAAAAGTCTGCCATCCAACTGGCCACCGATGCCGCTACTACCGTGCTCTCGGTCGACCAAATCATTATGGCCAAACGAGCCGGCGGCCCCGTCATGCCCAAACAACAGTCCACTGGTAACTGGGACCAGGACGACTAAATATTAATGTATAGATTTTGCACTGtcacgctgcctccggcggctggggctccgccccaaaccccgtggctcctctcgcttcgctcgagtcgggcgtgggggtccGGGCTGTTTCGGGGAATACAGTGATGCTGGGACCacacgtaacgactcgagcgcaaTGAGAGGgcagcagggtctggggcggagtGTCAGGGATGTTTCCGAAATCGTACGGATAAATACATGTCCGAGGAATTCGGAATACTTTATCTGTCTGGTTTCGTGGAACCATTATCTAATAATAAGAATCATCATTATATGCCAGGGCAGTTGATAATTCCAGCCACTTACTTAAGTAAGTAGTATTGGAATTGAAACAGAGTACTGGGAGTAACAACCATTTGATTTGTTAAGGGTTATGACGAATAATCCTTATAAGTTAAACTTATTATCGTATTAACACATCAAATTAAGTGTGGAGGATAACTCCCAGACGAAGGGCGAGAAAACCTATTTATATAGTTATTGGCAGATCGAGGAAAAGGGAAAAGATTGAGGTTTTTCTGAGGGAGTAAATATG from Sugiyamaella lignohabitans strain CBS 10342 chromosome D, complete sequence includes the following:
- the CYB2 gene encoding Cyb2p (Cytochrome b2 (L-lactate cytochrome-c oxidoreductase); component of the mitochondrial intermembrane space, required for lactate utilization; expression is repressed by glucose and anaerobic conditions; GO_component: GO:0005758 - mitochondrial intermembrane space [Evidence IEA]; GO_component: GO:0005758 - mitochondrial intermembrane space [Evidence IDA] [PMID 3004948]; GO_component: GO:0005758 - mitochondrial intermembrane space [Evidence IDA] [PMID 6290489]; GO_component: GO:0005739 - mitochondrion [Evidence IEA]; GO_component: GO:0005739 - mitochondrion [Evidence IDA] [PMID 11502169]; GO_component: GO:0005739 - mitochondrion [Evidence IDA] [PMID 16823961]; GO_component: GO:0070469 - respiratory chain [Evidence IEA]; GO_function: GO:0010181 - FMN binding [Evidence IEA]; GO_function: GO:0004460 - L-lactate dehydrogenase (cytochrome) activity [Evidence IEA]; GO_function: GO:0004460 - L-lactate dehydrogenase (cytochrome) activity [Evidence IDA] [PMID 3004948]; GO_function: GO:0003824 - catalytic activity [Evidence IEA]; GO_function: GO:0020037 - heme binding [Evidence IEA]; GO_function: GO:0046872 - metal ion binding [Evidence IEA]; GO_function: GO:0016491 - oxidoreductase activity [Evidence IEA,IEA]; GO_process: GO:0006089 - lactate metabolic process [Evidence IMP] [PMID 8492799]; GO_process: GO:0055114 - oxidation-reduction process [Evidence IEA,IEA]) encodes the protein MSSSSNEKTKRILSIGELEAAALPMAPKMARDYWLSGANEMQTVRDNRSAFDNYRIRARALRDVSRINNRPQQLFGKTFEIPVGIAPTGFQKLAHEEGELATARAAQAKNWPMGLSSYSNTPLDEVKKAGGDSVVFLQLYVFKNRDTTEKLVRWAEQTGYKALLLTVDTPVIGRRFSDVHNDFKLPSHLVLGNFPESSGSGPVDVGVEPESLSRRGFADDSTGESQAGKANVLDPSLTWEETIPWLRSITKMEIWVKGIVTSEDAQLALDAGVDGVWVSNHGGRQLDSAVATLDSLPEVVETIKGRIPVHVDGGVRSGADVFKALALGADFVWLGRPVLFGLQYNGQAGVELLIDIIEEDLGYVMALSGNTDISKLSTKTGAPAAAEGEGAEAGAPAGAAAPPGVDGEGAGAPAGAPAALGEGAGAPAAGALGAGAAAGALGAGAGAGAGAGAGAGAGAPAAGALGAGAGAPAAALGAGAGS
- the TAF11 gene encoding Taf11p (TFIID subunit (40 kDa); involved in RNA polymerase II transcription initiation, similar to histone H3 with atypical histone fold motif of Spt3-like transcription factors; GO_component: GO:0005634 - nucleus [Evidence IEA,IEA,IEA]; GO_component: GO:0005669 - transcription factor TFIID complex [Evidence IDA] [PMID 10788514]; GO_component: GO:0005669 - transcription factor TFIID complex [Evidence IDA] [PMID 15448131]; GO_function: GO:0001075 - RNA polymerase II core promoter sequence-specific DNA binding transcription factor activity involved in preinitiation complex assembly [Evidence IC]; GO_function: GO:0003682 - chromatin binding [Evidence IDA] [PMID 10818000]; GO_function: GO:0046982 - protein heterodimerization activity [Evidence IEA]; GO_process: GO:0051123 - RNA polymerase II transcriptional preinitiation complex assembly [Evidence IMP] [PMID 12840001]; GO_process: GO:0006355 - regulation of transcription, DNA-templated [Evidence IEA]; GO_process: GO:0006366 - transcription from RNA polymerase II promoter [Evidence IDA] [PMID 12138208]; GO_process: GO:0006366 - transcription from RNA polymerase II promoter [Evidence IDA] [PMID 15448131]; GO_process: GO:0006366 - transcription from RNA polymerase II promoter [Evidence IMP] [PMID 9083082]; GO_process: GO:0006367 - transcription initiation from RNA polymerase II promoter [Evidence IEA]; GO_process: GO:0006351 - transcription, DNA-templated [Evidence IEA]); the encoded protein is MPPRKSKKEASRLKSEAARTPSAGDGLDDDDNFVAHAGNSERRPDQYDEEEEEDDDEDDAMGLGVTSARAGANGMAGLSVGGENGAINGVMAADLEREKMNLLLANFNEDQMSRYEAFRRANINRNGVKKLANAILNQSITPNVAVALSGMSKVFVGEVVERARDIQLRMNPPQSFEEYENRGAVPLKPEHLREAWRMMKLEAGTVPNAHWRRQGNADGMFFR